In Aminivibrio sp., the following proteins share a genomic window:
- the ilvC gene encoding ketol-acid reductoisomerase, producing MATVLYDKDANMKVLEGKTVAVLGYGSQGHAHAQNLRDSGVSVVVGLHEGSKSKATAEKDGFTVHSVGDAVKNADVVMFLMPDHVQGNVYRTSVAPNLKKGAALAFAHGFSIHFSQVEPPKDNDVFMVAPKGPGHLVRRMYTEGRGVPCLLAVEQDASGHARELGLAYACAIGGGRAGVLCTTFAEETETDLFGEQAVLCGGITELIKAGFDTLVEAGYQPEIAYFECLNEMKLIVDLMYEGGMGWMRYSVSDTAKYGDLIAGKKVIDGRVRETMKALLADVKDGSFAKDWMLENQCGRPRMKKWMQQEKNHPIEGVGKELRAMMPWMDAKSAPDA from the coding sequence ATGGCAACAGTACTGTACGACAAGGATGCGAACATGAAGGTTCTCGAGGGAAAAACGGTGGCCGTGCTCGGGTACGGAAGCCAGGGACACGCCCATGCCCAGAATCTGCGCGACAGCGGGGTCTCCGTGGTGGTGGGGCTTCACGAAGGCAGCAAATCAAAGGCGACCGCCGAAAAGGACGGTTTTACGGTCCATTCCGTGGGCGACGCCGTGAAAAACGCCGACGTGGTCATGTTCCTCATGCCGGACCATGTTCAGGGCAATGTCTACCGCACGTCGGTGGCCCCGAACCTGAAGAAGGGCGCGGCCCTGGCCTTCGCTCACGGTTTCTCCATCCACTTCAGCCAGGTGGAACCCCCGAAGGACAACGACGTTTTCATGGTGGCCCCAAAGGGGCCCGGTCATCTCGTCCGGCGCATGTACACCGAGGGCCGGGGCGTTCCCTGCCTCCTTGCCGTGGAACAGGATGCCTCCGGACACGCCCGGGAACTGGGACTGGCTTACGCCTGCGCCATCGGCGGCGGCAGGGCCGGCGTTCTCTGCACTACCTTCGCCGAGGAGACGGAGACCGACCTTTTCGGCGAGCAGGCTGTACTGTGCGGCGGCATTACCGAGCTCATCAAGGCGGGTTTCGACACCCTCGTGGAGGCCGGATACCAACCCGAAATCGCCTATTTTGAATGCCTCAACGAAATGAAGCTCATCGTGGACCTCATGTACGAGGGGGGCATGGGCTGGATGCGCTACTCCGTCAGTGACACCGCCAAGTACGGCGACCTCATCGCCGGCAAAAAGGTCATCGACGGCAGGGTCCGGGAGACTATGAAGGCGCTCCTTGCAGACGTGAAGGACGGATCCTTCGCCAAGGACTGGATGCTCGAGAATCAGTGCGGCCGTCCCCGGATGAAAAAGTGGATGCAGCAGGAGAAGAACCACCCAATCGAGGGGGTTGGCAAAGAACTCAGGGCCATGATGCCCTGGATGGATGCGAAGTCGGCCCCCGACGCCTGA